In Saprospiraceae bacterium, a genomic segment contains:
- a CDS encoding sel1 repeat family protein: MNTINLPFKSFWSTILAWTFGSAEGGVINRQAISQTCKNTNGIDLIEEAIRAYYNSDYQKSFSILMKNPELVQANADALFILANMYMFGNGISKNVKAAIELYFKATELGCKDAMYNIGVSYLKGIGHKKNYEMGISWIQKAAEKGEEKSMLFIANQCQDEGRLSEAKGWLERLASYGNPQGMYQLAVMYLNGISGQVNYAYSLALLNKVIDREITDTSLKPIQKSLNLLGIMHAQGLGVRIDVHKAVVYLKLSYQLGDKTASSLLKKWAVL, encoded by the coding sequence ATGAATACTATTAACCTTCCTTTTAAATCGTTTTGGAGTACCATTTTGGCATGGACTTTTGGCAGTGCAGAAGGTGGAGTTATAAACAGGCAGGCAATTTCTCAAACATGCAAAAATACCAATGGTATAGACTTGATAGAAGAAGCAATACGGGCTTATTATAATAGCGATTACCAAAAGTCATTTTCAATCTTAATGAAAAACCCTGAGTTAGTTCAAGCAAATGCAGATGCACTTTTTATTCTAGCCAATATGTACATGTTTGGTAATGGTATTTCAAAAAATGTTAAAGCTGCTATCGAATTGTATTTCAAAGCAACCGAACTAGGATGCAAGGATGCCATGTATAATATTGGAGTATCATATCTTAAAGGAATTGGACATAAAAAGAATTATGAAATGGGTATTTCCTGGATTCAAAAAGCTGCTGAGAAAGGTGAAGAAAAAAGCATGCTTTTTATAGCGAACCAATGCCAGGATGAGGGACGCCTGAGTGAAGCCAAGGGGTGGCTTGAAAGGTTGGCAAGTTATGGAAATCCGCAAGGTATGTATCAGTTGGCTGTCATGTATTTGAATGGGATATCTGGTCAAGTTAATTATGCGTATTCACTTGCACTGTTGAATAAAGTAATTGATCGGGAAATCACGGATACTTCATTAAAACCAATTCAAAAGTCTCTAAACTTATTAGGAATTATGCATGCCCAGGGCCTGGGTGTCAGAATAGATGTTCATAAAGCTGTTGTTTACCTGAAGTTGTCTTACCAGTTAGGAGATAAAACAGCCTCTTCTCTATTAAAAAAATGGGCTGTCTTATAA
- a CDS encoding tetratricopeptide repeat protein — MNKVLFAFLSILFCLNLNASAYCKHLLTANRDALKDTSLAKNFLIEASKLGNSGQHQLALFKLDTAELFLGEVLSYFDSLLYAKICQVKGDTYTRIQNLGEAMMLQEKALKIRTHISRPIKRDIAESWYSISNIYLQSRKIDEAKNSFNKAINYYYESDELDSVKIANCWLGLGRVLRQQDSFYTAKVHFKKGSEFLNAKNSNAHWSRVSLNFSYAECCIFSGDMLLADTLLMEAQLILSKFEERQWILEAQIFSCKALLESQRCNYDLAIKYSLEGLNIYKTLIPPNSPLMVPFYVSLGALYFIKDDSPKAKEYLEKGIELSGNSTQPNDLIAKAQCTINLAGLFAERQEHEKAIAAIQQALTYLSTLNMLNTN, encoded by the coding sequence ATGAATAAAGTACTATTTGCATTTTTATCGATATTATTTTGCTTGAATTTAAATGCATCAGCTTATTGCAAGCATTTATTAACTGCGAATAGAGATGCTTTAAAAGATACTTCATTAGCTAAAAACTTTTTAATTGAAGCTAGTAAGTTGGGCAATTCCGGACAGCACCAATTGGCATTATTTAAATTAGATACTGCGGAATTATTTTTAGGAGAGGTTCTATCTTATTTTGATAGTTTGCTATATGCAAAAATATGCCAAGTTAAAGGGGATACTTATACAAGGATTCAAAATCTGGGTGAAGCCATGATGCTTCAGGAAAAAGCCTTAAAAATCAGAACTCATATTTCAAGGCCCATTAAGAGAGATATTGCTGAATCCTGGTATTCAATTTCAAATATTTATTTACAAAGCAGAAAAATCGATGAGGCAAAAAATAGTTTTAATAAAGCGATTAATTATTATTATGAATCTGATGAATTGGATTCGGTAAAAATTGCAAATTGTTGGTTGGGATTAGGCAGGGTTTTGCGGCAACAGGATAGTTTTTATACTGCAAAAGTGCACTTTAAGAAAGGAAGTGAATTTTTGAATGCGAAAAATTCAAACGCACATTGGAGTAGGGTTTCATTGAATTTTTCTTATGCGGAATGTTGCATATTTTCAGGCGACATGTTACTTGCTGATACTTTGTTAATGGAAGCGCAATTAATTCTTTCGAAATTTGAAGAAAGACAGTGGATACTTGAGGCACAAATATTCAGTTGTAAGGCATTGCTTGAATCCCAAAGATGTAATTATGATTTAGCAATTAAGTATTCTTTAGAAGGATTAAATATTTATAAGACATTAATACCACCTAATAGCCCTTTGATGGTGCCATTCTATGTTTCTTTAGGGGCATTATATTTTATAAAAGATGATAGCCCGAAAGCCAAAGAATATTTGGAGAAAGGCATTGAATTGAGTGGAAATTCAACGCAGCCTAACGATTTAATTGCTAAGGCACAATGTACAATAAACTTGGCCGGATTATTCGCGGAAAGACAGGAGCACGAAAAGGCAATTGCTGCGATACAACAAGCATTAACATATTTAAGCACCTTAAATATGTTAAACACCAATTAG
- a CDS encoding PorP/SprF family type IX secretion system membrane protein produces MNMVKFKLLQIVLILCLTQGYVLNAQDPFYTHFLGNESRFNPAFTGFKGSTNVNLKYKSQWNQYGKAGFHTGSFYFEESMPCSYFDYGLNLDWDQEGEGFLTTYTAGLRGSGAIPFEIGQSHHNIKVGVGLQWSLKTIEYSKLVFSDELDAKYGFKDEFGNDLKSGFLPPNGGRSLWFFTPTIGFVHQVLFNKDSKRGFNMTYGFAMHNFYSLGNSSVTGGSESILGQETKIPSRYNFLLSSEFIMVNLKRSFVSLKPMVLYQKQQNLKYWEAGARLSLNRQAAIGFSYHFNGQAKSGWNTDWFTVSLELAKFINKDSQIAIGLAYSDNISGIRNYLGATYELTFAIHFASSPSCKLAGKGDEVPYSSDVKCEINSISPSKRKLYENIWYQAK; encoded by the coding sequence ATGAATATGGTAAAGTTTAAATTACTTCAAATTGTTCTGATCCTATGCTTGACTCAGGGATATGTTCTAAATGCTCAAGATCCTTTTTATACCCACTTTTTGGGCAATGAGAGCAGGTTCAACCCTGCATTTACCGGGTTTAAGGGTTCCACTAATGTTAATTTAAAATATAAATCACAATGGAACCAATATGGTAAAGCTGGTTTTCATACAGGGTCCTTCTATTTTGAGGAAAGTATGCCATGTAGTTATTTTGATTATGGTTTAAATCTGGATTGGGACCAGGAAGGCGAAGGGTTTTTGACTACCTATACAGCTGGATTAAGAGGTTCAGGCGCTATCCCTTTCGAGATTGGACAGTCTCATCACAATATCAAAGTGGGTGTTGGATTGCAATGGTCTCTGAAGACCATTGAATACAGCAAATTGGTTTTTTCTGATGAATTGGATGCGAAATACGGTTTTAAGGACGAATTTGGTAATGATTTAAAATCCGGATTCTTACCACCAAACGGTGGACGATCACTTTGGTTTTTTACGCCTACAATTGGCTTCGTACACCAAGTCTTATTTAATAAGGACAGTAAGAGAGGATTTAATATGACATATGGCTTTGCTATGCACAATTTTTATTCTTTAGGAAACTCTAGTGTTACCGGGGGCTCTGAATCCATTCTTGGGCAGGAAACGAAAATCCCAAGCCGATATAATTTTCTCTTAAGTTCTGAATTTATAATGGTCAATCTCAAAAGGTCTTTTGTTAGTTTAAAACCAATGGTATTATACCAAAAGCAACAAAACTTAAAATATTGGGAGGCGGGTGCACGGCTTTCTCTGAATCGTCAGGCAGCAATCGGTTTCAGTTATCACTTCAATGGCCAGGCAAAATCCGGTTGGAATACGGATTGGTTTACCGTGAGCCTTGAGTTGGCTAAATTTATTAATAAAGATAGTCAGATCGCGATTGGACTGGCCTATTCAGATAACATTTCCGGTATTCGCAATTATCTAGGTGCAACGTATGAGTTGACCTTTGCAATTCATTTTGCATCAAGCCCTTCGTGTAAACTGGCTGGCAAGGGAGATGAAGTGCCATATAGCAGTGATGTAAAATGTGAAATCAATTCTATTTCTCCATCTAAAAGAAAATTGTATGAGAATATTTGGTACCAAGCAAAGTAA
- a CDS encoding CHAT domain-containing protein → MMNRISFCINFMFMLGFSTLCDLNAGNDLIVYSSLEWSTHADTLRGQNVFDETLKLETTGQYSKALQLLDSLRTTVGVTLQKEDSLFLAQIYHQKGNCNYRLRNYDWAIRFHDSAKFIRNKIFGYQHSETAGSWYMLGNVYLDLRNFEKARLHYDSALWILKNLPLFDSIKVGSCYFALANVANLLAEPSRARDYFLQSLILLPEYNPKFWNIRQTVLYGYSQYLLEEGELLKATETLNSALSLYYRGKSKSLLTLGQIFNGMALLNQKKGFYDSAMVYANNALSIYSKIYANNKTVLAPFYLNIGNLYKHKRDYKRAKAALFTGIEFCAHPQQTNDKLNLGKIMGSLGSLFSDMEDYHKALEYQKQALNLFLDVPGLDSLIAGSAYMKLGVAYKNVKNYSSAFDSYSKADQYLSNYRKGLNLDNIHNKQNICNLISDQGHYQWALDTLNAYLNEVVEITGGKMHFELGDYYMSLGGLYKKLKRYNEAIIHFKIADTIFKHTTPLRHPLRAHLYASIFETYSLMGAFEEGLPYIESVFEALDVKSIEKVDYFKVSRLHLLIQAFYAKGNFYLYWFIRDKQNQYLEESINAYEAALKAFEFQSRTVHSDYSKFLLADKYFSVFGGLLRALDYLDTEGGKRQALVVAEKGRAQILRDMIQKDEANDNFKIPKILADVEEQLRLASLSIEVGRHELMKSQDKESRLWLDSLDKKYLELNTQRELFYKKIENEYPEYYASKYKTEEIAVDQMQSRMDPDQSILEYFVSDSLIYIFVVNKNSFNMKVIPNNFHLEDQVRDMLEGITIKSMDTTLAAINGGWSKFYSASQMLYKKLVAPVQEFLCNTLVIVPDKALCFIPFEALVVEDDLQGIKLKNPGYWVRTKTIVYSFSAALFYKNNKESHTTTLESNTCLAMAPFAQSGELSNYAMRSEFHKLPYSKRESVEVLSIIGKGNSAMDMNATTDYFINNAINHNIILLSTHGKADRNAGDYSYIAFADRKLYVREIFGLNLKADLVILSACETGMGQWKNGEGLIGMNYAFAFAGAKNICSTLWQVNDKATAELTSHFVDNAFGSNKKSLSLAAALRDAKLKLLNRTATAHPYYWAAMVELGRMD, encoded by the coding sequence ATGATGAATAGGATAAGCTTTTGCATCAATTTCATGTTTATGCTGGGCTTTTCTACGCTATGTGATTTAAATGCAGGAAACGACCTGATCGTTTACAGTAGTTTAGAATGGAGTACCCATGCAGATACCCTGCGTGGACAAAATGTTTTCGACGAAACTCTTAAACTTGAAACCACGGGTCAATATAGCAAAGCATTGCAACTTCTGGATTCGCTCAGAACAACCGTAGGAGTTACTTTGCAAAAAGAGGATAGCCTTTTTTTGGCTCAGATTTACCATCAGAAGGGTAATTGCAATTACAGATTAAGGAATTATGATTGGGCCATTCGCTTTCATGATTCAGCTAAATTCATTAGAAATAAGATTTTCGGATACCAACATTCAGAAACTGCTGGTTCATGGTATATGTTGGGAAATGTGTATTTAGACTTGCGCAATTTTGAAAAGGCAAGGCTCCATTATGATAGTGCCTTATGGATACTAAAAAACCTTCCTTTATTTGATTCTATAAAGGTGGGTAGTTGCTATTTTGCTTTGGCAAATGTGGCCAATTTGCTGGCTGAGCCTTCGCGTGCAAGAGATTACTTTCTTCAATCACTGATATTGTTGCCGGAGTATAATCCAAAATTTTGGAATATTAGGCAAACAGTGTTGTATGGATATTCTCAATATTTATTGGAGGAGGGTGAATTGCTGAAGGCTACGGAAACATTGAATTCGGCGCTTTCGTTGTATTATAGAGGAAAGAGCAAATCCTTATTGACACTTGGCCAAATATTTAATGGAATGGCCTTGTTGAATCAAAAAAAAGGGTTTTATGATTCTGCTATGGTTTATGCGAACAATGCCTTATCCATTTACAGTAAAATTTATGCAAATAACAAGACTGTATTAGCTCCATTCTATTTAAATATTGGAAATTTATATAAGCATAAAAGAGATTATAAACGTGCAAAAGCAGCATTGTTTACGGGTATAGAATTTTGCGCTCATCCACAGCAAACAAATGACAAATTAAATTTGGGGAAGATCATGGGAAGCCTAGGATCTTTGTTTTCAGATATGGAAGATTACCATAAAGCATTGGAATATCAAAAACAGGCTCTGAATCTATTTCTGGATGTTCCGGGTCTTGATTCATTGATAGCAGGATCAGCTTATATGAAATTGGGTGTTGCTTACAAAAATGTGAAAAATTATTCATCAGCATTTGACTCTTATTCGAAGGCTGATCAATATCTGAGTAATTATAGAAAGGGTTTAAATTTGGACAACATCCATAACAAGCAGAATATTTGTAATCTCATATCCGATCAAGGCCATTATCAATGGGCATTGGATACTTTAAACGCTTATTTGAATGAAGTTGTGGAAATCACCGGTGGTAAAATGCATTTTGAACTTGGTGATTACTATATGAGTTTGGGAGGTTTATATAAAAAATTAAAAAGGTATAATGAAGCCATAATTCATTTTAAAATAGCAGATACGATCTTTAAACATACGACCCCTCTCCGGCACCCTTTAAGAGCTCATTTATATGCTTCAATTTTTGAAACGTATAGTTTGATGGGTGCATTTGAAGAAGGTTTGCCTTATATTGAAAGTGTATTTGAGGCATTAGATGTTAAAAGTATTGAAAAGGTGGATTATTTCAAAGTCAGCAGACTCCATTTACTCATTCAGGCTTTTTATGCCAAAGGCAATTTTTATTTATACTGGTTTATCCGCGATAAACAAAATCAATATTTGGAGGAATCCATTAATGCTTACGAGGCTGCGCTAAAGGCCTTTGAATTTCAATCAAGGACGGTTCATTCTGATTATTCTAAATTTCTTTTGGCAGACAAATACTTCAGCGTTTTTGGTGGATTGTTAAGGGCCTTGGATTATTTGGATACGGAAGGTGGTAAAAGGCAAGCTTTGGTGGTCGCAGAAAAAGGGAGGGCCCAAATTCTTAGAGATATGATCCAAAAGGATGAAGCCAATGATAATTTTAAAATTCCAAAAATATTAGCCGATGTGGAAGAGCAACTCAGATTGGCTAGCCTGAGCATTGAAGTGGGCAGACATGAGTTGATGAAGAGTCAAGATAAAGAATCAAGGTTGTGGTTGGACAGTCTGGATAAAAAGTATTTGGAACTCAATACCCAACGCGAATTGTTTTATAAAAAGATTGAAAATGAATATCCTGAATACTATGCTTCAAAATACAAAACGGAAGAAATAGCAGTCGATCAAATGCAAAGCAGAATGGATCCTGACCAATCCATATTGGAGTATTTTGTGAGTGATAGTTTGATTTATATATTCGTAGTAAACAAAAATAGTTTCAACATGAAAGTTATTCCCAATAATTTTCATCTGGAAGATCAAGTTCGGGACATGTTAGAAGGAATTACCATAAAATCAATGGACACGACCCTGGCTGCTATAAATGGGGGATGGAGTAAGTTTTACAGTGCTTCCCAAATGCTTTATAAAAAACTGGTGGCTCCAGTTCAAGAGTTTCTCTGTAATACATTAGTCATTGTTCCGGATAAAGCACTTTGTTTTATACCCTTTGAAGCCCTGGTCGTCGAAGATGATTTGCAGGGAATAAAATTGAAGAATCCTGGATATTGGGTGCGAACAAAAACCATAGTTTATTCATTTTCTGCTGCGCTGTTTTATAAGAATAATAAGGAAAGCCATACAACAACGCTGGAATCAAATACTTGTCTAGCAATGGCGCCATTTGCTCAATCAGGCGAACTGTCAAATTACGCTATGCGTTCTGAATTTCATAAGCTGCCTTATTCGAAAAGAGAAAGCGTTGAGGTGCTTTCCATCATCGGAAAGGGAAATTCGGCGATGGACATGAATGCAACTACTGATTATTTTATAAATAATGCAATAAATCACAACATCATCTTATTGAGCACACACGGTAAAGCTGACCGGAATGCAGGAGATTATTCCTATATAGCATTTGCAGATCGAAAATTGTACGTAAGGGAGATCTTTGGTTTGAACTTAAAAGCTGACCTTGTCATTCTGAGTGCCTGTGAAACAGGAATGGGGCAGTGGAAAAATGGTGAAGGCCTGATTGGGATGAATTATGCATTTGCTTTTGCCGGGGCAAAAAATATTTGCTCGACACTATGGCAGGTCAATGATAAGGCAACAGCAGAGTTGACTTCTCATTTTGTAGATAATGCATTTGGATCCAATAAAAAGAGTCTTAGCCTGGCAGCAGCACTTCGCGATGCTAAATTAAAGCTACTCAATAGAACCGCAACAGCCCATCCGTATTATTGGGCGGCTATGGTAGAGTTAGGGAGGATGGATTAG
- a CDS encoding CHAT domain-containing protein has translation MYINLAIEYKNSKQYGNALTFYNKADSIFKNLNINDFMSLISLRTNKGLLYVEMGSYNDAIISIQSGIDLFANGETLSNYEELGKAYYQLGRVYFKTRNYQMALSNYELGYTCSIKVFDRGHSIPAIIYAAIIEVKGALGEFNTAEPMIDTVLAHFNYSGTSNVDLYKIENLPKLVDVLIVKGSFYRDWYNHSGSMLHLQLSNSTFIEAMEILEWHKRVIKSLKSKVVFADKYYHIYENVIRTYDLMKEREGYYKAFEVAERSRLQTLRETFLHIEALKFANVPEELINEEEKLRLEILSLEIGKHDLLSKSNETNKQWINNKIIERYSALERQEKFYQLLEKEYPEYYKAKYEKSKLEVRDIQKVLLEKQTLIQYFVGDSSIYIFVINKMDFEVFAIPNDFRMVEHIQTLLDGIILKGKDTTSHVIYAGFESFIKASEFLYSKLILPIEHKLHEALIIVPDRELGYIPFDALIKRKSHNGNITFDLEYLIAGKSICYALSSNLYYHSKIKDKEKSKFKLSCLAMAPFVSDFNLLNNSAISDFSSLAYSGKEANAFMNAIGSGLLAFDTLASTNLFFDNVQKHDIVLLSTHGKADLSYGDYSYLAFSDRVLYVRELFGINLKNDLFVLSACETALGGLHKGEGMIGLNYAFALSGVHNVCSTLWKVNDKAMFDLSSKFIQNSYNSGQSIGNKAKALQEAKLALLGNKSTSHPFYWASMVGYGNMD, from the coding sequence ATGTATATTAATCTGGCTATTGAATATAAGAACAGTAAGCAATATGGAAATGCGCTGACTTTTTACAATAAGGCGGACAGTATATTTAAAAATTTGAATATTAATGATTTTATGAGCTTGATCTCATTGCGCACTAATAAAGGATTGCTGTATGTCGAAATGGGAAGCTACAATGATGCAATTATTTCAATTCAGTCGGGTATTGATTTATTCGCCAATGGAGAAACATTAAGTAATTACGAGGAGTTAGGAAAGGCGTATTATCAGCTTGGTAGAGTTTATTTCAAAACCCGAAACTATCAGATGGCATTGTCTAATTATGAACTTGGTTACACTTGTTCAATTAAAGTTTTTGATAGAGGTCATTCAATACCGGCAATTATTTATGCTGCCATAATTGAAGTAAAAGGGGCTCTGGGTGAGTTTAATACAGCAGAACCCATGATTGATACAGTGTTAGCACACTTTAATTATTCCGGAACAAGTAATGTAGACTTATATAAAATAGAAAATTTACCAAAATTAGTTGATGTTCTGATTGTAAAAGGTAGTTTTTACCGCGATTGGTATAATCATTCTGGGAGTATGTTGCATCTTCAATTAAGTAATTCTACGTTTATCGAAGCCATGGAGATATTGGAGTGGCATAAAAGAGTTATAAAGTCGCTTAAATCCAAAGTTGTGTTTGCAGATAAATATTACCATATTTATGAAAACGTCATTCGAACTTATGATTTAATGAAAGAGCGGGAAGGCTATTACAAAGCCTTTGAAGTGGCAGAAAGAAGCAGATTGCAAACATTGCGCGAAACATTTTTGCATATAGAAGCTTTGAAATTTGCAAATGTTCCGGAAGAATTAATAAACGAGGAAGAAAAACTGCGATTGGAGATACTTTCTTTGGAGATAGGGAAACATGATTTATTAAGTAAATCAAATGAAACAAACAAGCAATGGATAAATAACAAAATCATCGAACGATACAGTGCATTGGAAAGGCAGGAAAAGTTTTACCAACTGCTTGAAAAAGAATATCCTGAATACTATAAAGCTAAGTATGAAAAGTCAAAATTAGAAGTGAGGGATATTCAAAAAGTTTTATTGGAGAAGCAGACATTAATTCAATATTTTGTCGGAGATAGTTCCATTTACATTTTTGTAATCAATAAAATGGATTTTGAAGTATTTGCGATTCCTAACGATTTTCGTATGGTCGAGCATATTCAGACATTGTTAGATGGAATCATTTTGAAGGGAAAGGATACAACATCCCATGTTATTTACGCTGGATTTGAAAGTTTTATTAAAGCATCAGAATTTTTGTATTCTAAACTTATCTTGCCAATTGAACACAAATTGCACGAGGCTTTAATTATTGTTCCTGATCGCGAATTAGGGTATATTCCATTTGATGCCTTAATTAAGAGAAAGTCTCATAATGGAAACATTACATTCGATTTGGAATATTTAATAGCTGGTAAATCCATTTGCTACGCATTGTCATCAAACCTTTATTACCATAGTAAAATTAAGGATAAGGAGAAATCAAAGTTTAAACTAAGTTGTCTTGCAATGGCACCTTTTGTAAGCGATTTTAATTTGTTAAATAACAGTGCTATTTCAGATTTTTCATCTTTGGCATATTCCGGTAAAGAGGCCAATGCATTTATGAATGCAATTGGGAGTGGGCTTTTAGCGTTCGATACTTTGGCATCTACAAATTTATTTTTTGATAATGTTCAAAAGCACGATATCGTTCTTTTGAGTACGCACGGGAAGGCTGATCTCAGTTATGGCGACTACTCATATCTTGCTTTTTCAGACAGAGTATTATATGTACGCGAGTTATTTGGAATCAATTTAAAGAATGATTTGTTTGTCCTGAGTGCATGCGAGACAGCTTTAGGCGGACTTCATAAAGGTGAAGGTATGATAGGTTTAAATTACGCTTTTGCATTATCGGGGGTACACAATGTCTGCTCCACATTATGGAAAGTAAATGACAAGGCTATGTTTGATCTGAGTAGTAAGTTTATTCAAAATTCATATAATTCTGGGCAATCAATTGGAAATAAGGCGAAAGCTTTACAAGAGGCAAAACTTGCGCTATTAGGCAATAAGTCCACTTCTCATCCATTTTACTGGGCTTCGATGGTTGGATATGGCAATATGGATTGA